The following are from one region of the Methanobrevibacter sp. genome:
- a CDS encoding SMC family ATPase encodes MIFNKLTLKNFKSYEDAKITFNKGITIIVGENGAGKSTILEGISFALFKQHGARKIDDLVRNNSNGNMIVELEFTSNGKEYKIVRDKTKSKLSSTLLRKAIDNGDYITMCAGDKEVSAQLALILAIDTDLFLNAIYVRQGEIAELVEKTPAEKKLLIGKLLGLDSLETAWNNIRPIIAQYDNRKAELKGKLSVSNNLEEEHNKKVGLLNSLKENGLALEEKIKEIKNIQEKNHNDKINMEREKEIYDNFVNNLKSEQDALTILEKDKRVIQERLDEIASSEEKLTRLEKYVKKLPLYLDFEKSVNSIQQLKREEIEISEKIDSIKTQQKIVEDEKEGYANYNSANESLKKLNDKKSLIEKELIGIDKIENEKIELLENIEKSRDELESFFSKSKEQLQNLGVDQDTLADVDNFLELDGVVENFMDYISTKITSINEDIIDKNEEIAKLKEAISSSEKPLTELGDVDNVCPVCQSPIDRRKKMELVDYYQYNIEQSNRLIEEDKETIRLLKSNKENFEEKEKKVKKVSKDLIEYNYKFNDLEKDLRKLKDLDESLETREYTNNKLAKIVLKISQTEKEIEEFKQSYEEYTKAKGALEVLSSETEAQYKLNQIANEIDHHVNNIQSAVEKDGHLSTNITTKELEERIEDLKQKDAEYNQLKGFIQNKKSLEDQLISKKEDMDWKYNKIANIRDNIESSNYDKEKYDKLLYSYELFEKREKEYSSELNTIKGQSKELIAQVNDLKDKILLNNSIRKEYEATDEYLIILNKIRDLYSKNGIQKELRGYSRPLIQKYTKEFFNKFNFNYSDLILDDEYNVTIYGPEGESSLEMVSGGEKIAIALALRLGITQALSEGNLETILLDEPTVHLDASRKQELINLLKEITLLPQMIIVTHEDHLKNAADNLINVEKRNGISEVEIK; translated from the coding sequence ATGATTTTCAATAAATTAACATTAAAAAATTTCAAATCCTATGAAGATGCTAAAATTACATTCAATAAGGGAATTACTATCATTGTAGGTGAAAACGGGGCTGGAAAATCAACAATTTTAGAGGGAATCAGTTTCGCTTTATTCAAACAGCATGGGGCGAGAAAAATAGATGATCTCGTAAGAAACAACAGTAACGGAAACATGATTGTTGAATTGGAATTCACTTCCAATGGTAAAGAGTATAAAATAGTTAGGGATAAAACCAAGTCAAAGTTATCTTCCACTTTGCTTAGAAAGGCAATTGACAATGGGGATTACATAACAATGTGTGCTGGGGATAAGGAAGTTTCTGCACAGTTGGCTTTAATTTTAGCCATTGATACAGATTTATTCCTAAATGCAATATATGTAAGGCAAGGTGAAATTGCAGAACTGGTTGAAAAGACTCCTGCTGAGAAGAAATTATTGATCGGTAAGCTTTTAGGTTTGGATTCACTAGAAACTGCATGGAATAACATTCGTCCAATCATTGCACAATATGACAATAGGAAGGCTGAACTTAAAGGAAAACTGTCTGTTTCAAATAATCTTGAAGAAGAACACAATAAAAAAGTAGGTCTTCTAAACTCGTTAAAAGAAAATGGCTTGGCCTTGGAAGAAAAAATTAAAGAAATCAAGAATATTCAAGAGAAAAACCACAATGATAAAATTAACATGGAACGTGAAAAGGAAATCTATGATAATTTTGTCAATAATCTAAAATCAGAACAGGATGCCCTAACAATTCTTGAAAAAGACAAGAGGGTAATTCAAGAGAGATTAGATGAAATTGCATCTTCTGAAGAAAAATTGACCAGATTGGAAAAATACGTCAAAAAACTTCCTCTTTATCTTGATTTCGAAAAATCTGTCAACAGCATTCAACAATTGAAAAGAGAAGAGATTGAAATATCTGAAAAGATTGACTCTATCAAAACCCAACAGAAAATTGTTGAAGATGAAAAGGAAGGTTATGCTAATTATAACTCTGCCAATGAAAGCCTCAAAAAGCTCAATGACAAAAAGTCACTAATTGAAAAAGAACTTATTGGCATTGATAAAATAGAAAACGAGAAAATAGAATTATTGGAAAACATTGAAAAGAGTCGTGATGAACTGGAATCATTTTTCTCAAAATCTAAGGAACAACTTCAGAACTTGGGAGTGGATCAAGATACTTTAGCGGATGTTGACAATTTCTTGGAATTGGATGGGGTTGTTGAAAATTTCATGGATTACATTTCCACAAAGATAACTTCCATCAATGAAGACATCATTGACAAGAATGAGGAGATAGCTAAACTTAAAGAAGCTATTAGCTCATCTGAAAAACCATTGACAGAATTGGGTGATGTTGACAATGTCTGTCCTGTTTGTCAATCTCCAATCGATCGTCGTAAGAAAATGGAGCTTGTTGACTATTACCAATATAACATTGAGCAAAGCAATAGGTTAATTGAAGAGGATAAAGAGACTATTCGTCTTTTAAAATCCAACAAAGAGAATTTTGAGGAAAAAGAAAAGAAAGTTAAAAAGGTATCAAAAGATCTTATTGAGTATAATTATAAGTTTAATGACCTTGAAAAGGATCTAAGAAAACTTAAAGATCTTGATGAAAGTCTCGAAACAAGGGAATATACCAACAATAAGCTGGCTAAGATTGTTTTGAAAATTTCTCAGACAGAAAAAGAGATTGAAGAGTTCAAACAATCTTATGAGGAATACACAAAGGCTAAAGGTGCACTTGAAGTTTTAAGTAGTGAAACTGAAGCCCAATATAAATTAAATCAAATAGCTAATGAAATAGATCATCATGTTAACAATATCCAATCAGCTGTTGAAAAGGATGGTCATCTATCCACTAACATTACAACAAAAGAGCTTGAGGAACGTATTGAGGATTTAAAACAAAAGGATGCCGAATATAATCAGCTTAAAGGTTTCATCCAAAATAAGAAATCCCTTGAAGATCAACTAATCTCTAAAAAAGAAGATATGGATTGGAAATATAACAAAATTGCCAATATCAGAGACAATATTGAAAGTTCCAATTATGATAAAGAGAAATATGATAAGTTACTTTATTCATATGAGCTATTTGAAAAAAGGGAAAAGGAATATAGTTCTGAGTTAAACACTATTAAAGGTCAGTCTAAAGAACTCATTGCTCAGGTTAATGATTTAAAAGATAAGATTCTCCTTAACAATTCCATCAGGAAAGAATATGAAGCTACTGATGAGTATTTAATCATTTTAAATAAAATTAGGGACCTTTATAGTAAGAATGGTATTCAAAAAGAATTGAGGGGTTATTCAAGACCTTTAATTCAAAAATATACAAAAGAGTTCTTCAACAAATTTAACTTCAACTACTCTGATTTGATTTTAGATGACGAATATAATGTTACAATCTACGGTCCTGAAGGCGAATCTTCCCTGGAAATGGTGAGTGGTGGTGAGAAAATAGCTATTGCCCTTGCTTTAAGACTTGGAATTACTCAAGCCTTATCTGAAGGTAATTTAGAAACAATTCTTTTAGATGAACCTACTGTTCATTTGGATGCTTCCAGAAAACAGGAGCTTATCAATCTTTTAAAAGAAATTACCTTATTGCCTCAAATGATTATTGTAACACATGAGGATCATCTTAAAAACGCAGCAGATAACTTAATAAATGTTGAGAAGAGAAATGGAATCTCTGAAGTTGAGATTAAATAA
- a CDS encoding nuclease encodes MFEEDYDDKIYNLIISNGFDKEHEYRQFVEKIYSKPEFLWKESISGSYASASPEFFENIDAIILLAGLYNYNEDTFNDLLEASEKYDIPIVLVRPYGLEEVPEKLEEKAKTIVGWNANCIIDSIKSAINLNENEECEL; translated from the coding sequence ATGTTCGAAGAAGATTATGATGATAAAATTTATAATTTAATAATAAGTAATGGATTCGATAAAGAACACGAATACAGGCAATTTGTAGAAAAAATATATTCAAAACCAGAATTCCTATGGAAAGAATCCATATCAGGATCATATGCATCAGCAAGTCCTGAATTTTTTGAAAACATTGATGCAATAATTCTCCTTGCAGGTTTATATAATTATAATGAAGATACATTTAATGATCTGTTGGAAGCCAGCGAAAAATACGATATCCCAATAGTCCTAGTAAGACCATACGGATTAGAAGAAGTTCCTGAAAAGCTAGAAGAAAAGGCAAAAACAATTGTTGGATGGAATGCAAATTGCATAATTGACTCTATAAAAAGTGCAATAAACCTTAATGAAAACGAAGAATGTGAATTATAA
- a CDS encoding Mur ligase family protein, producing MKATVIGLGVEGKKATNSLLKHGWKVYATDLNPNIDLEGLDVSVVNLDVPNMGNGMTVISKNIQIDLGYTDESSIENADAVAFSPSMWGSSFANRIVESGKLLSDVLTKHKDIFTIGITGTNGKTTTVHMIKEILESAGLEVLVGGNGGGGFDGYYDLILEAEESSPDVLLIEVCDMTLDFCNYCFDFDLIGLTNMGMDHMDVHGTVANYKNALVRFFKGNDVVINHNQDFKSNFKEAADNLFYYFESQANLQIFGEFNRFNAGLATAIASELKIPKETIFKALADFKAVEGRLDVYPLNDSKIYIGKTDNIDALKSVLNEDEFHAIFMGTPRFNESDRLDMLDEVVKYNPEVIVIFPGLDDTVDMAVQKVNYLGYDGRLEVVNNLDELIALVAEFSHENAMFIGGNGQETIIEIQDRIKTLSKNCS from the coding sequence ATGAAGGCAACAGTTATTGGTTTGGGCGTAGAGGGAAAAAAGGCCACTAATTCTCTTTTAAAACATGGTTGGAAGGTTTATGCTACTGATTTGAATCCGAATATTGATTTGGAAGGATTGGATGTGTCAGTAGTGAATCTGGATGTTCCTAATATGGGGAATGGTATGACAGTCATTTCTAAAAATATTCAAATTGATCTGGGATATACTGATGAAAGTTCCATTGAGAATGCAGATGCGGTAGCTTTTAGTCCTAGTATGTGGGGAAGCAGTTTTGCTAATAGGATTGTTGAAAGTGGAAAACTTCTTTCAGACGTTTTGACCAAGCATAAGGATATTTTTACTATTGGAATAACAGGTACCAATGGTAAGACCACTACTGTACATATGATTAAGGAAATTCTTGAAAGCGCTGGTTTAGAGGTCCTTGTAGGTGGAAACGGTGGTGGTGGCTTTGACGGATATTATGATTTAATTTTAGAAGCTGAAGAGTCCAGTCCGGATGTTTTATTAATTGAAGTTTGTGACATGACTCTTGATTTCTGCAATTATTGTTTTGACTTTGATTTGATAGGTCTCACTAACATGGGCATGGATCATATGGATGTTCATGGAACTGTTGCAAACTATAAAAACGCTCTTGTAAGGTTTTTCAAGGGAAATGATGTTGTCATAAACCATAATCAGGATTTTAAAAGTAATTTTAAGGAAGCTGCAGATAATTTATTCTATTATTTTGAATCTCAAGCAAATCTGCAAATCTTTGGTGAATTTAATAGGTTTAATGCAGGTCTTGCAACTGCAATAGCCAGTGAGCTTAAGATTCCTAAAGAAACCATTTTCAAGGCATTGGCCGATTTCAAGGCTGTTGAAGGTCGTTTGGATGTATATCCTCTAAACGATTCAAAGATTTATATAGGTAAAACTGATAATATTGATGCTTTAAAGTCTGTTTTAAATGAGGATGAATTCCACGCCATATTTATGGGAACTCCTAGATTCAATGAGTCAGATAGGCTAGATATGCTTGATGAAGTCGTCAAATACAATCCTGAAGTAATTGTTATTTTCCCAGGTTTGGATGATACTGTTGACATGGCTGTTCAAAAAGTAAACTATTTGGGTTATGATGGTCGATTGGAAGTTGTCAACAATCTTGATGAATTAATTGCTCTTGTAGCTGAGTTTTCTCATGAAAACGCCATGTTTATTGGAGGAAATGGTCAGGAAACAATTATTGAAATTCAGGATAGAATAAAAACTTTGTCTAAAAATTGTAGTTAG
- a CDS encoding NTP transferase domain-containing protein, which translates to MSISTIITAAGKNSRMRKDQLENNLEVKNKLVLPLNNSTVIENTIDNVLSLDIGECIVVLGHYKDEIIEAISKNYDDNVKFVVNDPVDVGLSVSLLNGLQNTNSKYALCVTGDQPTVSTETLNNIIDTLLNADNPDNTVSVLRRRKTGLLDTAEGLGMPFAMNRNNLIEYIKNENDNLNPILRRIFKDGYEFWGIKEKNELELLNINHYKDYKHLLDIH; encoded by the coding sequence ATGTCAATTTCAACTATTATTACTGCAGCTGGAAAGAATTCCAGAATGCGTAAAGACCAACTGGAAAACAATCTTGAAGTTAAAAATAAACTTGTTCTTCCATTAAATAATTCTACAGTAATTGAGAATACAATCGATAATGTATTATCCTTAGATATTGGGGAATGTATTGTTGTACTTGGTCATTATAAAGATGAAATAATTGAAGCTATTTCTAAAAATTATGATGATAATGTAAAATTTGTAGTTAATGATCCTGTTGATGTAGGTTTATCAGTATCTCTTTTGAATGGTCTCCAAAATACCAATTCAAAATATGCATTATGCGTTACAGGAGACCAACCGACAGTATCAACAGAAACATTAAACAACATAATCGATACTCTTTTAAATGCCGACAATCCGGACAATACGGTTTCAGTTTTAAGAAGAAGAAAAACAGGATTGTTAGATACCGCCGAAGGATTGGGAATGCCCTTTGCAATGAATAGAAATAATTTAATAGAATATATAAAAAATGAAAATGATAATTTAAATCCAATCCTTAGAAGAATCTTTAAGGACGGATATGAATTTTGGGGTATAAAAGAAAAAAATGAATTGGAATTATTGAATATAAATCATTATAAAGATTACAAACATCTTCTAGATATTCATTAA
- a CDS encoding DUF169 domain-containing protein: MIDEILKTNKDNCEIFEKHAKVTSKPVAVKFFDSPDEIPEGIDLIDETIRHCQMVKKASFGEKFYSTLEQQQCKGGAGALGLGPMPPKVASGETYYNLGRFESLEIAKDTVDELSVVPVEHKGIIYAPLDEATYEPDVIVIISEPISAMKIAQALVYNDGDKVRPNFAGIQSLCGDAVANPIITKGVNITMGCDGSRKAAKVKDNELAIGIAKEKIEQVVESLMNI, translated from the coding sequence ATGATAGATGAAATTTTAAAAACAAACAAGGACAATTGTGAAATTTTTGAAAAGCATGCAAAGGTAACTTCAAAACCTGTAGCTGTTAAATTCTTTGACAGCCCAGACGAAATTCCTGAAGGTATAGATTTAATTGATGAAACTATTAGACATTGCCAAATGGTTAAAAAAGCATCATTCGGTGAAAAATTCTACAGTACTCTTGAACAGCAACAATGTAAAGGTGGAGCTGGAGCTCTTGGACTTGGACCAATGCCTCCAAAAGTAGCCAGTGGAGAGACTTACTACAATCTTGGCAGATTTGAAAGTCTTGAAATTGCTAAAGACACTGTAGATGAATTATCCGTCGTTCCTGTTGAACATAAAGGAATTATTTATGCTCCTCTTGATGAAGCAACATATGAGCCTGACGTTATTGTAATTATTTCCGAACCTATTAGTGCAATGAAAATAGCTCAAGCACTGGTTTACAATGATGGGGATAAAGTTAGACCTAATTTTGCTGGAATCCAATCATTATGTGGTGATGCAGTAGCAAATCCTATCATAACTAAGGGAGTCAATATCACCATGGGATGTGACGGTTCCAGAAAAGCGGCAAAAGTTAAAGATAATGAATTGGCTATTGGAATTGCAAAAGAGAAAATTGAACAAGTCGTTGAAAGTTTAATGAATATCTAG
- a CDS encoding PD-(D/E)XK nuclease family protein gives MKLSARSDAYIIPEYSLTGDLLSFLTCNLQYRYQNRGTLPPSMPVQLWFGEFIHGVMEEAFLEWENTKKQFPWDWKEDVRPIEDMIDLRLQVRGLYPPKNHFFTTNSPDSKITSDDINAHDHKKLASARAHEAINTWGPHLFPLIDSAELLIKGLRNMPNYDEKKSRSNYYGINGVIDVLSSIKIDETIGNNQSILDNYTNKIIEFLKKDTDFQKNISEIDGNEYEIIIDYKGMKRPSTSDKTWEHHKQQILTYSWLRSKQEDAKPIVAGIIFYLNELVPSYEDLQSMQIEIENDQTDIEIGEEDFDKIMNWDKTKDYPQLSDELKEKRSFRIITINEDEIDNALEKFDAVVYDIEKSIIDERDGCNIKQAWKAEAEERTCNACDFKTFCGNEKNKKKNFKIP, from the coding sequence ATGAAATTATCTGCAAGAAGTGACGCTTACATAATACCTGAATACAGCTTAACAGGAGACCTTTTGTCTTTTTTGACATGCAATCTCCAATACCGATATCAAAATAGGGGAACTCTTCCGCCTTCAATGCCGGTGCAATTATGGTTTGGAGAATTTATTCATGGAGTTATGGAGGAAGCATTTTTAGAATGGGAAAATACAAAAAAACAATTCCCATGGGATTGGAAAGAAGATGTGAGACCTATTGAAGACATGATTGATTTAAGACTTCAAGTAAGAGGGTTGTATCCTCCGAAAAATCATTTCTTTACAACAAACTCACCTGATAGCAAAATAACTTCCGATGATATAAATGCACATGACCATAAAAAATTAGCTAGTGCTCGTGCCCACGAAGCCATTAACACATGGGGGCCTCATTTGTTTCCATTAATCGACTCTGCTGAATTATTGATAAAGGGATTAAGAAATATGCCCAATTATGATGAAAAGAAAAGCAGGTCAAACTATTATGGGATAAATGGAGTGATTGACGTTTTAAGTTCAATAAAAATTGATGAAACGATTGGAAACAATCAGTCCATTCTGGATAATTATACAAATAAGATAATTGAATTTCTAAAAAAGGACACCGATTTTCAAAAGAACATCTCTGAGATTGATGGAAATGAATATGAAATAATCATCGATTATAAGGGAATGAAAAGACCATCAACTTCCGATAAAACTTGGGAACATCACAAACAGCAAATCCTAACATATTCCTGGCTTAGATCAAAGCAGGAGGATGCGAAACCTATTGTTGCAGGAATAATATTCTATTTGAACGAACTTGTCCCATCATACGAGGATTTACAGTCCATGCAAATAGAAATCGAAAATGACCAAACAGACATTGAAATTGGTGAAGAAGATTTTGATAAAATTATGAACTGGGATAAAACAAAAGACTATCCTCAGCTTTCCGATGAATTAAAAGAAAAAAGGTCCTTTAGGATCATAACCATAAATGAAGATGAAATTGACAATGCACTTGAAAAATTTGATGCTGTTGTTTATGATATAGAAAAGTCAATTATTGATGAAAGAGATGGCTGCAATATCAAGCAGGCCTGGAAGGCGGAGGCTGAAGAGAGAACATGCAACGCTTGCGATTTTAAAACCTTCTGCGGAAACGAAAAGAATAAAAAGAAAAATTTTAAAATACCTTAA
- a CDS encoding UvrD-helicase domain-containing protein, with translation MISYEEFEEIVVDILKRDISTNEEQNEAISANPNESLFIVAGPGSGKTTVIVLKILKYIFVDDINPTEIMATTFTRKAADELYSRILSWGDQIKKYLMENINIDFSDFNAVEENLLKIEKIDFNQINIGTIDGIAEEVLRVHKEPGTNQPVVIENFIAKAAMVNSGLLNTNRHQNKDLQEFLKAFSNYGRLEEHPEKMGDILLEMKNRMYYDQIDKGKLLETVNNNPGAIEALNAIKDYEEDIKRRNIIDFPMLEAKFLKYLKNNKLDVFLDDIKIILVDEYQDTNLIQEEIYFTIAKSALKNGGNITVVGDDDQSLYRFRGATVDLFTNFKKRAFEKLGIEVKEINLRTNYRSSKNIINHCNRFVEIDHKYQHARVEEKPKIIAPNLKTESIPVLGMFRNNVEMLTHDLALMIGKLVNKGEVDLKVKKIIKHGISEPAGDVKKITLKLDEEYGSASDIAVLTFSPKETNLGKNLFPFYLRKNLERLKKPIYVYNPRGQDLQDIEEVAIFCGLMLECIDPEQKIEKNDKGISNLAKRNMNKWRRLARDFIKTNPEPHEPFTLKEFVTAWQLRQPKGHEKWPETASLMELAYKLITWIEPLQEDVEGIVYLEAITQTITQTGFFNKFSGHVYFDSEENNEESIKEAIYNIFIPIATGGVEIDESLLETLPNDRINIMSIHQSKGLEFPLVIVDVGSRFNKNDVRTQRFRFPKKPPEKESLEDAIRNHSALGKNEREEKDRAFDDLTRLYFVAFSRAENVLILVGLNQGIDGYNIKNKKVKIPNVALGWDRDENFKGFDEIYMI, from the coding sequence ATGATTAGTTATGAAGAATTTGAAGAAATTGTTGTAGATATACTCAAAAGAGACATATCCACAAATGAAGAGCAAAATGAAGCAATTTCTGCTAATCCAAACGAATCACTATTTATAGTGGCAGGACCGGGATCAGGAAAAACAACCGTAATAGTGCTGAAGATATTGAAATACATTTTTGTAGACGATATAAATCCCACTGAAATAATGGCCACCACATTCACCCGTAAAGCTGCTGATGAGCTTTATTCACGTATCCTAAGCTGGGGAGACCAGATTAAAAAATATCTAATGGAAAACATCAACATCGATTTTAGTGATTTCAACGCCGTTGAAGAGAATTTACTTAAGATTGAAAAAATTGATTTTAACCAGATAAATATAGGTACAATTGACGGAATAGCTGAAGAAGTTTTAAGAGTCCATAAGGAACCTGGAACCAACCAGCCAGTAGTGATTGAAAATTTTATTGCAAAGGCAGCAATGGTAAATTCCGGACTTTTGAATACCAATAGACATCAAAATAAGGATTTGCAAGAATTTTTAAAAGCATTTAGCAATTACGGTAGACTAGAAGAGCATCCTGAAAAGATGGGAGACATCCTACTGGAGATGAAAAACAGAATGTACTATGACCAAATTGATAAAGGCAAACTTCTAGAAACTGTAAACAACAATCCTGGAGCTATAGAAGCATTAAATGCAATCAAAGATTATGAAGAGGATATCAAAAGGAGAAACATTATAGATTTTCCAATGCTTGAAGCAAAATTTCTCAAATATCTGAAAAACAACAAATTGGATGTGTTTTTAGATGATATAAAAATAATTCTTGTTGACGAATATCAGGATACAAACCTGATCCAGGAAGAAATCTATTTCACAATAGCCAAATCCGCCTTAAAGAATGGGGGAAACATAACTGTAGTTGGAGATGACGATCAATCATTGTATCGTTTTAGAGGAGCTACAGTAGACCTTTTCACTAATTTTAAGAAACGTGCCTTTGAAAAATTAGGAATAGAAGTGAAAGAAATCAATTTGAGAACAAATTACAGGTCCAGTAAAAACATAATCAACCACTGTAACAGATTCGTTGAAATCGACCATAAATACCAGCATGCAAGGGTGGAAGAAAAACCCAAGATAATCGCGCCTAATTTGAAAACAGAGAGCATACCTGTTCTTGGAATGTTTAGGAACAATGTGGAAATGCTAACACATGACTTGGCTTTAATGATAGGAAAACTGGTAAATAAAGGAGAAGTTGATTTAAAAGTAAAAAAGATTATCAAACATGGCATTAGTGAACCTGCAGGAGACGTTAAAAAGATAACCCTTAAATTAGATGAGGAATATGGTTCCGCTTCAGACATAGCCGTTTTAACTTTTTCACCAAAAGAAACAAATTTGGGAAAAAATCTATTCCCGTTCTATTTGAGAAAAAACCTTGAAAGATTGAAAAAGCCGATTTATGTATACAACCCAAGAGGCCAGGATCTGCAGGATATCGAAGAAGTTGCAATATTCTGTGGCTTGATGTTGGAATGTATTGATCCAGAACAGAAAATAGAAAAAAACGACAAGGGAATTTCCAATTTAGCTAAAAGAAATATGAATAAATGGCGCAGATTAGCAAGAGACTTCATAAAGACAAATCCGGAGCCCCATGAACCATTTACGCTAAAAGAATTTGTAACCGCATGGCAATTAAGACAACCGAAAGGTCATGAAAAATGGCCCGAAACAGCTAGCTTGATGGAACTTGCATATAAGCTCATTACATGGATTGAACCTTTGCAAGAAGATGTTGAAGGTATCGTCTATTTAGAAGCAATTACACAGACAATTACACAAACAGGATTCTTCAACAAGTTCTCAGGACACGTTTATTTCGATAGTGAAGAGAATAATGAAGAAAGCATAAAAGAGGCCATTTACAACATTTTTATTCCCATAGCCACAGGAGGTGTTGAAATTGACGAATCGCTTCTTGAAACTCTTCCGAATGATAGGATAAACATAATGTCAATCCACCAGTCAAAAGGTTTGGAATTTCCATTGGTTATTGTTGATGTAGGTTCCAGATTTAATAAAAACGATGTTAGAACTCAAAGATTCAGATTTCCGAAAAAGCCTCCTGAAAAAGAATCCCTAGAAGATGCAATACGCAACCATAGTGCTCTTGGAAAAAACGAAAGGGAAGAAAAGGACCGTGCATTTGATGATTTGACAAGACTATATTTTGTTGCATTTTCACGAGCTGAAAACGTTCTTATTCTAGTTGGCCTAAATCAGGGAATAGATGGATATAACATTAAAAACAAGAAAGTAAAAATCCCCAATGTTGCTTTAGGATGGGATAGAGACGAGAATTTTAAAGGTTTTGATGAAATTTATATGATATGA